The genomic window GCAATGCCAAAGTTGAGCAGCCAATTTGACGCCGTCGACACCGACATTGACTTGGCGCGCACCTTGAGGGGGAATATCTCGGCTGTGACGACCCAGACAACAGGTCCCCACGAGGCCGCAAAGAAAAATATGTATATGGCAACAAATGTAACCAAGACCTGATTCTGTGTTGTGCTGGATCCATTGGAACCAGCTATGTGCTTGGTAGCTGCGGTAAAGGAAGCGACCGACAGTTGGCAGATTGACATGCCGATCGCCCCGACGATCAAAAGTCGCCGGCGTCCCCAAGATTCGACGACAACCAGGCCAGGAAGCGTCGAAATAAAGTTGACAATGTTCATGATGCAAGATATGAGGTAAGGGTTGTCTACCATTGCTCCCTTGAAGAACCATGTGCCGTAGTACATGATAAAGTTGACTCCACTGAGCTGCTGCAGCATCTGCAGGCCGCATGCCGTCAAGGTCCTGCGGCCCAGGTGGGGAGAGCCGAAGAACACATCTTTATATGTGTCAGGGCCTAGAGCGAGCTCATACTCGTGATTGGCCTTGATTTCGGCCAGCTCTTCAATCAAAGCTGGATGAGTAATGTCAAGGCGGCGTAGTCGGCTGAGCGACAGTGCCGCCTCGGTATCTAGGCCACGCTTGATGAGGTAGCGAGGAGTTTCTGGTAAAATGAGAAGGCCCATCATAAGGACGCAGGCCCACACAAGTTGAAGGCCAAGAGGTATCCTGTACGCAGCTGGGCCTGGTATGTCGCTGGTAATGATGTTGATGACCGAAGCTGCAAGCAgccccaacgttataaaaagTTGATATGCGCACACCATTGTGCCTCGAATCCACTTTGGTGCCATTTCCGATTGATATAACGGGACAAGAACCGATATCAAACCAACACCAATTCCAGCCACGAACCTATTTCAACAGTCAGCACGACAAAGTTGATTGAGACATACCCAGAAATGGCATGCTGCATGTCTTGCAGGATGCAGAAGCATGCATCACTAGgtcacgaaaaaaaaaaaactactaAGACGATCAAGCTCACCTTCCGCCCAGGAGCATTGGTATATCGGCGGAGCAGACCTGGAATACAACGCCGAGGCAAAAGACGCCTATGGCAATGTGCAGCGCCTTTCGGCGGCCTATAAAATCGGCCATTGGTGCTGACATCAAGCTGCCGAGAAAGGTTCCGGCGCTCAATATCGCCACGATCAGTGAAGATTGACTGGTCGATGGATTAAACTGATCCCTGAAGCTCGGCATTGCCAATACGCCATTGATCACACTGCAGGGTGACACCAAATCAAAGAATGATTTCTTGTCAGCCGTTACTGCCTCACCAACTCATGAAGTTCCAGTGGTCCAGAGGGGGAAGACGCACCCAGTATCATGTCCAAAAAGACAGCCACCGCTCGCCACCAGCAACAAGGCAAACAGAGCGTTTGCGGAGGTGCCCGCAACGTTCGGCGGTTTGCGCCAAAGCATCATGATGGCAGGCGAGGGGGAGGGACGGTCCCCCTCATACGTGGAGCCGGCGAGGCTCTATAGTGAAGAGGTCTGAGTCGTCGATGGATTTATTTTGTTCGGGAGGGGGAGCGTGTAGGTTTATCGCTCTAGGGGGCGTTTTTTGGTCGTTTTTTGTTCCAGAGTGCCAGCAGCTAGCACTTTCATGCAGAGCCCGCCCCAAATGATTGATTGCTCTTACGTAGTCGTCGGGAAAACGTGGCGAGAAGTTTCGGGCGTCAGTGCGTCTCAGTGGTCGTCGTATCAAAGAAGGGCGGcgcgcgacggcggcgtggtCGGCTCATTTGGCACCACGAGACGAAAGTGTTGTGTGTTACGGGCCTGCCAAGGTTGGGGAGGCTTGCCCGGCTCTCTTCACTCCGCCTGGCTGTAAACCTCCCGCCGTTGTGGGGACTCGCAATGCGGTGAGTTCGCCAATTCCCCTGCCCAAAATGCGTCTGGTCGCAATCCTTTGTCGCTGtcgctgtcgtcgtcgtctcgtCTCTTCATCAGTCGTCGTCCGGTTCAAGCTGGTGGGTGTGGGTAGATGGACGGGACGGAGAACGGACAGGGGCAGAGACGGAGTGGTGGAGATCAGTGTGGAAATGCAGCGAGACTGACCCTTCAAAAACGAACGGGCGGAATGGGGAAACGAGTTCGATTCCAATACTAGGTACCAAAAGCGGCTGGCCGCTCCTTTCCCTGGCTGTGAAAAATTATGGGTCCACACCCCGAACGCCAAAAAGACATGGGTGGACATCATAGCGACCAATGATCAGGCGTCCCCACGATGATTAAGCTCGGATCACCAATTATTTCATTTCAGTGGGGCAGCCATTAGCGTCTTGGCGTGCGCTCTTCTCCTCCCTTCTCTTCGGGTTCACGGTTCACCGGCGAGACCGAGCTGCAGAGAGAGGGTGAGGTTGACTCCTTCGGAGCCAGATCACTTTTGCTTGTCCCGTTGGACCCAAGCCATTCTTGCCATTGTACGAGGCTGGTGCTAAAACTGTGTTTGTTGGTGGCACGAATTCCGGTCTTGGACAGGCTATTTGGGGCAGCTGAAAGCGCCATCTCCTGGAACAACACGTCTCCGAACGAAGCGTAGGGGTAAAAGTCCCTCCTTGTCAGCACCGGACAGTTGTTAGTTCCCGTCGTAGTATTTTGTGCCACATAcataggtaggcaggcaagCAGGTATAAAGGTACTTGTGTACAATTTGAGTGTTGGTTTGGACAAACTAGAGGCTAGTCTACTGTAAGTCTGATTGATCTGCAAATTGACATccatgccttttttttctgctggcAACTGGGTCTCTCAAAACGCCCTCGACATTCTCCACTGCTTTCAACTCTAGAATTAGAACTAGACTCGAAAGAACTCTCCTTGCCTAGATCCGATGGGCTGAGTTGCAGGGTCGTTTGGGGCGGCTCTCTTTTTTCCGTCATCCTGTCATCAATCTTCGTGGGCCGCCAGAGTACGGAGTACGTGTCAGCTAAAATTGCTTACTTGTTGGCGCCAACCTGTCAATTTTCCTGCGTCTGCCCAAGCTAGAACGAAAGGGAGCCATGGGCTGTGTGTTCCCTTCTCCGTGCATTGCAGGTCGGTCTTCAGCTTGAACATCCATCTCATTCGCTCGTTTTTCTTGGCGGTTTGTTCGCCGTTTATGGCGTACGGAGtatgttcttttcttttcttttttttcgcctcttttttcctctttttttgccttcACGAGTAAGTTTCATAGATATCCGTATAGAAGTGAGTGATTGTGTAATACTGCGTATTATTCCCAAGATTGCGAAACATGGCTCCGAGGAACTGCTCATCCAGACACACTTCATCTGCTGGTTGAATCTCCAACACCAGCCAGAAAGGGGTTTCAGTGGCGGCAAGAGTAATGAAACTAACCCCAAAGATCAATAATCGAATAAGGTTGGCTGTATTCACAAACGTAATCTCTTCGCAAGCGCTTACAGAATGGAGAATAGATGTGTCCGATCTGGATGCCCACAGGCAGCTTTTACCTACTCCGTAGGCACAATAGTCGCCACCTCCAAAGGGATTTCTCTTTGGCAAAAACGAAATCTTTATAAagacaaaataaaaaataaaaaagaagaatatGGTTATTTTAAGATTGTTTAGGTAGCTATCCAAATCATCGGCTCAGACCGGGTACACTTTTCTAGTCAACGTAAAATGCACAAAGTCTTATATCAATACACATCATCGTAAGTAAACAGGTAAAATGAGGGGGAAAAGTTTAAAAACTTAGATCTCCAATGTCGGCTTGACACCCTTGACCCTTCCAATAACCTGCGATGGTGCATACTTGGGGATAACCTCGTCGTCATGCAACATCTCAAACTCCTCTGTTGCGTCACGACCCATAAAGTTCATAATAGCCTGGGGGCCGCCGGGGTGCTCCTCAAGCCAGTCGCTGAGGTCCATAACGACACCCTTGACGACAACCCACAGGTCGTCCTTCTTGTTGTGCTTGGCAACCTCCTCCATGGTGAACTCCTTCTCGGGGATCTTGAACTCCTTGGGGTTGTTGGGCTTGGCCGACTCAGCCTGAGTGGCAGCGACGTTGCCGGCACCGGACTGAGTGGATGCTGCTGCAGCTCCAGCTCCGCTGCCCCACTCGACGGAGACCTTGCCGGGCTGCGTCGGGTCAATGTGTAGCGAGATCTGGCCGAGACGCTGGGCGGCGCCTGCACCTCCGCTAAGGGCCTGGCGGAACAGGTAGTTGCTGGCAGTGTCACCAGCAACGCGACCGTAGACGACACAGCCAAGAAGCGAAGAGCCTCCAAGACGGTTAGCACCGTGGACACCTCCAGCCAGCTCACCGCAGGCATACAGACCCTCAATGGGCTTCTTGTCCTGGCCGAGAACCTCAGACTTGTCGTTGATCTCGACTCCACCCATGGTGAAGTGCAGGACAGGCTCCATCAGCGAGACGTGGAAGTCATCGTTGATGTCGAGGGGCAGGTTGTGGAAGAACTTCTTGCCCCATGGATCCTTCTGCTTGCCCTCAGCGATGGCGTTGTAGGTGGTGAAGGTCTTCTGCAGGTGCTCGGGCGTGCATCCAATCTCCTTGGCCAGTTGTTGACCGgtcatcttcttcatcagacCACGACCGGAGTAGTGGCGAGTGTGGAAGTCCAGTGTGTTGGAAGCCTTGGAGTTCAGGATCAGACGAATAGGGAACTTGCCCTTGTCCTTCTCCTTCCACATCATGCCCGAGACGTAATCACGGTGGCCAAGCTCGTCGCAGAACCGGTCGCCGTCGGCGTTGAGGAGCAGACCACCCTCACCGCGCAGGGCCTCGGCAGCCAAGAACTTCCACTTGGAGCCGGGGTCCTTGGGGTCAACCAGACCCGTTGGGTGGACCTGAACCTTGTCCATGTCAATACCGTTACCGCCAATGGCCATGACCATCTTCTGGCCGTCGCCAGTGGCGTGCGAGCCGTTGGTGGTAGCCAGGCCGTAGGTGTCGGGCCTGTGCTTCTTCAGGAGCGAGGTCTCTGAGAAGTCAGCGGCGTAGCCACCGGTAGCAAGGACGACGGGGCCGTCCATAGTGTGCTTCTGGCCATCGTGCTCATATGTAACACCGGTGACCTTGTTACCCTCCTTGTTCAAGTTGGTGACCCGCGCCTTCTTGACAATCTCGACTCTGTGCGGCTCGGTCTCGGCGAGCTCCTCAAGCCTTTGCATCAGAGCGTATGTGATGGCCATACCAGGGAACTTGGCATCGTGACCACGGTGCGTACGGGGCTGGGAGTGACCACTGTTGGGTTGATTCACAGTCAGCCTCTGGTATCGTAGCAGTGCGCCTAGTTTGCAGGGATGAAATGAAGCTCTAGACTTACCCAAGTCGCGAAACCAAAGTCAGGTCCAGGTTGAATACATCCTGCAGCCACTCGACGGCAGCGGCCGACTTGTATGTGAGGACCTTGATCAGGTCTGGGCGAGCCTTGTCGCGAGCCGACTTTAGTGTGTCGTCGTAAAACTGCTTGACGCTGTCCTGAATGCCGTGCTCAACCTGTGTCCTCGTGAGGGCACCGTTGATACCAGATGTGGCCTTTGTCGAGTTTCCACCGAAGAATCCTAATAGCCGAATTGACCGAGGTTAGCAACAGACCGCTCTAGCTTGTGCCGAGCTGCCGATTCCGCGGAGCCTCAGGTTAATGAATTCGCCCTTACCTTGCTTGTCAAGAACAACAACATTGCCTCCAGCGAGGTAGATGGTGTGTGCAGCGCTGAGGCCGGACACTGATTGTGTAGGGGACAATGGTCAGCTTCGGTTCATGTGAGCTTCTCGTGACTCGGGAGGCCAGCGTAAGCTCTCTTTCGCGGGGATGAGTGACAGCGAGTTACTTACAACCACCGCCGACAACAATCACTCTTGAAGGCATCTTGAAACTATCGCACGTCTGTCTCTACTATGAGGTGGGGGTATAAAAAGCAATTGGTAGAGGTGGTCAaggaaggaagaaaaaaatgaaagCTGGCAAGATGAATAGACGACACAAGGACAGAAAGGATGGTCGAAGCAAGACAGAAGATGGTTTTAAAGATCGAACGAGGCGAGCCGGCAACGCTCCAAAGCCAAGTGGAAATCCTGGAATGATGATTGGCCCCCGGACGGCTACATCTAAGCCGAGGCACGGAGAACAAGTGGGCTGGAGACTGGGTTCTGGGGTCCCCACGcctttgtcgggcatatgcACCTTCAGGGCAACGGACTGCGACGGCGTTCTTTCAGGGCCCCTTGGCTCGGAATTGACACATGCAAGCAAGCGCATTCAAGAAGGGAAACAATGTGCACCTGACCTGCGGGCTCGGCTATTGTTTTGCAACATTGTACGAAGTAGTAGTCAGTGCAGTCAATATTGGGTTGGTGTAATTACGCCCCTCATAGACAACATACCGTGGTCTCTAACCTAACTAACGTAGTAACTAACTACACCTACCTGAAGAATTCCCGAGGCTCCAAATCAATCAACGTCGCAAGCCTTGCCATcagcaaaagcaaaagcgAAACTGCATTCCCCGCCGTCCCAACCGTGAATGTTGTGTCGGCACCGACCGTGCGAACAATGGAATGGGTCCAGCGTCAATTGAGTGTCGCGCAGTTCGCGCCGGCAAACCCCGGCATTTGCGCCGAGATGGTTAACCAGATCTCAAGCAAATTGCAGTTCTGGTATGCAGCCATTTCGCCTCCCTGAGCAAAAACCTTTTTCCCTCATCTGCAAGTCGCAAAACGCTTTTTCTCACCGTATTTTATCAAATCGACACCACTGCATCTACTTTTCTTCAAAAGTTATGACTTGAGACCAAAGTCAATCCTAGCGTCATGCGCCCAGAACCAGACCAATCAAGCTTGTTCAGGGGCCTACAGAGTAACCTGACCTAATTTGTGAAGGGGGGTCCCGAAACGGTTCACCTGACCCGACAACTACGTACAACTTCGAGTCGACTCGAAGCATGTGATAATTGCCTCTGGAGGGATGTGGATGATGCGCAGACGTTGGTCACGTGTGTCTGCATCCGATTTATCTGACCTGCTTGACATCGATTGTTCGGCACGATCGATCTCCCGAGGGGCGATATTATTGTGAATCAATTAATTGCCTAGGTAATTAATTACACTCCATCTTAGGTAAGGTTGAAACTTGACAGCACCATTCGGCAGAGCTACAGGACGTTATCGTGCCTAGTTAGTATTCATACCACGGAGTACCTTCCAGTAGTTAAGGCACCTTGACCACCTCAACCTACCGTACCTGTTCTCACCTTTCAACTACAGAACTTTTTCGTCCGTTGTCGAGACGCGACCGACGCCTAGAACAAGTCTAGcaagtctagttctagaatagaAGAAGATCGGAATGGCGCTTGAGGAAGTCACCTTGCCACCTCAGGTAAAGTTTGCACAGAGAATCGATGCGATGCAATCCAACACAACACCAGCCACAATCCGGTGAGGAATACTTGAGGCGTGAGAGATATTTACAGCACAGTCCGATCGCTTTCTCCGACTGCTCAAGTTAGGCTAAGAATTAAAAGGCAGGTAAAAGATTGCATGCACGGAAACCTTGGCGAAGTAACTACTACGTACACCACGCGTCAGGTGACGTCCCGCTCTACGTATTGTATCTTTTGTCGTCCAGGCAGATCTTTCATAACCTCAGTTAGCAATGCACTTTACAGTACAATCCCTTTTGTTGTCAGTTTTCCAACATTAGTCCCGAATCCTCAGGCGTATAAATTTATATTAAGGTACAAACCTCACGCCTCATGAACACTCGCCTAGGTATGCTCGTGTGCTTGTCATTTTTAAAGGGACGCGTTCGTCCTGGTTCAATAGAGTGGGCGACTGGGTGGAAACATCACGTTTCAATGGGTGGAAATCCTGCATAATCCATGCCTAAACATCGTCACAGTTGCCAGGTCCGTTGACAAAGCAACAACAAAGAGTTTTCATTTTAGTTtctcacaaaaaaaaacagataaATTCTGCTATCAGTACGACAGATTTTATATATCCCTCCTCGTCTCCATGGTTCTATTCGATCGAAGAGAGTATTAGGCTACTGCTGTGTCACTGTGAAAGCTTAAGGTGAGCAGTTGTAATAATAACCCGGATAGACTTGCTACCCCTCCAAGACTGAGTTTCAAACTTGCAATTGCAAACGAGGTCCGACATtacataaaaacaaaaacgacTGCCGTTTACTTCATTCCCCCCGATAAGCTCGCCTGTTCATTTGCAGTGAACCAAgcagagacaaaaaaaaaaaaaaaaaattgtcgCTGACAAAACCACATAACCCATCTTCGACAGCAGCTGTTGCGGGGCATATCAGTCATCTCTTCCAAAACCCAGGCATTTCACCTCGTCTTACACTGCAACAATTAAGCACTTTACACAGTATAACCAGGCCGGTAGCTAGCCTCTGTCGACAAAATGGACTTCAATAGCGACTCTCCGTTTCCGGAGGGAGTCATCTCCTTTTTGGATACGGATTTGTATAAACTCACTATGCAGTGTGCGGTCCTCAAATACTACAGCAACACTTCTGTCACATATTCTTTTACCAACCGGACCCCGGAGAAAAGGTTGTCTAGAAAGGCTTACCAGTGGTTGCAGGATCAGATTAGGAGTAAGTTTTCTTTCTGCCGGCGGAGgaggggaaggaaaaaacaaaaacctcACACTTAACCCAGCTAACTCCCCCTAAGAACTGGGAAACATTTCGCTCTCAGATGAGGAGTACCGCTTCTTGAAGGACAACTGCCCATACCTCGGTACTCAGTATCTAGAGTTCCTCCAAAATTTCCGGCTCAATCCGAGGGATCAAGTCATTGTGAGTTTTGCGCCCGTGGGCAAGCATGAAGGGGCCGATTCGGATGTGGGAGACATCGACATCCAAATCAGTGGAAAATGGGTAGATACCATCCTTTACGAGATCCCAATTCTCGCCCTGACGTCTGAGGCCTACTTCCGCTTCATGGATACCGACTGGGACTACCAGGGTCAAGAGGAGCTCGCCTACGAAAAGGGCAAACGCATCCTCGAGGCCGGCTGCATATTGTCGGAATTTGGCACCAGGCGCCGGAGGGACTACCACACCCAAGCCTTGGTATTCCGCGGGCTGGTGAAGGCAAGCAAGGAAGCCCAGAAGCGCGGTCTCTCCGGAAAGCTCTCCGGCACCAGCAATGTGCACCTGGCGATGCGCTTCAACATGGCCCCTGTCGGCACTGTCGCGCATGAGTGGTTTATGGGCATCGCCGCTATTATCGGCGACTACCGCAGCGCATCGGAGGAGGCGCTGGCCCGATGGGTCGGCGCTTTCGGCCCCGGCGTGCTGGCTATCGCGTTGACCGACACGTTCGGCACCCCCGAGTTTCTCAAGTCGTTCAGCCGGCCGGTGCGATGGCTGGAGGAGGCGCACTCGGCGGCAGCGGGCAACGAATCAAAGACGTACGCGCAGGTGTTTGCGGGGGTGAGGCAGGACTCCGGAGACCCGACGACGTTTGTCAAGCGGATGCGGGAGTTCTACGACCAACAGAGAatcaaggagaagaagaccaTTGTTTTCTCGGACTCTCTTGACATCGACCGGTGCCTGGTATACAAGCAGGTGTCAGAGGCTGCGGGCTTCCAGCCGACTTTTGGAGTGGGAACCTTCTTGACAAACGATTTTGTTGGCAAGTCGACTGGGAAGAAGTCGACGCCGCTAAACATTGTCATCAAGCTGAGCTCTGCGGATGGCAAGCCTGCGGTGAAATTGAGGTGagttgacttttttttattaatcAAAATCTCAAAAGTGGCTTATGCTTTCAAGTCTATCTGGGACATCAGGCTAATAATCGCGTGTGCCGTACCAGCGACAACATTGGAAAGAACACGGGCGATGCAAACACCGTCGAGAAAGTCAAGCGTGAAATTGGGTACGAGGAGAAGGACTGGGAGGGCGGTGACGAGACATCGAGGTGGGGAAAGGAAGCAAAGTGACAACAGCCCGAGGAGGGAATGAGATTAAGTAGCTTGTTTTTTAAATTAGACTAAATGGGAATCGATACGATAGAGGTGCACATGCCTTGATGGTTTGTGTTGCGCACGCATAAATGGAGAAAATATCAAGCAACGAATGGTACCAGTGCCTCTGCAGGTCAAGGCGAGTTAGGGCAGGCTCAACGGCGCAAGCTAACAAGCTGTTTAGTGAGCCCCGTGCACCTAGCTTGGTTACTTTACCTGCCGTGAGCAGATAAGGCATTTACATGCTGGGTGACAATTATTAAATGGAGTTTTATGAGGATTGTAATTCATTTGATATCGGTTGCCGGGGTTTGGGCGACAGACAGGTCGTGAGTTGGTTCGACAATTAAACAAATTGATCATCAACTGATAGGTGGATGAATGATCTCACAAATTGATTATTTCACCCCCAGCAAACGATGACCTCAACTTCCGTAACCGGCGGGCAACGAAGAAAAAACACATTACCTAAGCGACTGAACAACAGAGAGCAGAGCAGCCACATGGTATATCCCTTGCCCATGCTCGTAACTATTCAGTGAAGTCTACAAGATTTATCGAGTGACTTGTGTTTAGTTCAACTCGAAATTTAATTGTTGCTTTACCTTGACTTTTCCCGGTGGGAAGGGAGACGCGAGTGCAGAGGTGAACATTGGATTCCAtcaaatcaatcaatcaatcaatctcaTGGGCCCGTCTGTGCTCGTATCCCGGTCATTGTGTCCACCCACTCAGAATTCTGCCACCGCCCTCCAGAGGAAAGGAGCTCTTGCCGTCGCATCGCGtcgcccaccaccaccaccacactTACCACCACCCGTCTCATAAGTTACCGCAGAGGATATCCTGACTCCGAGGCCGCAGTCACTGCTAGTCATCTGCTATCTATTTCAAACCTCATTATACAGACTGGCACAGATCTATGCCTGAAAAAATCTTGTGGCTGAAGCCGTAATATTACGTCTTTGCAGGACCTGAGCGATCCTGCCGCCACCAGTCGCAGTCGCAGTGTCGTCTACTTCTTCAAGAGTGGGTAAGTTCAAATTTCTTGTTCTCTTCCTACGTAAGCCAACGAGCCAGACCAGTCTTAAGCTTGAGCCTGCATCTTTGCAAAATTTGCCGTCATGTCGAGAAGAACGTCTCCCTAACTAACCCATCCTGATCCAGGCTCTCAGAACCACCCTCTCCGAGATCCCGGAAAGCCCGCCTGGGCGCTCAGGGCCTATGAATTCTCAACGGTcccacggcggcggtgccttTGACCGCGAGCGCGATCCCCGCGAACGTGACCTCGACGAGCACCGACACCGTCCACTTACACAAGAGGAAGCCGCCAATCGTGACCGTGAGCGAGACATCGATCGTGAACGCGAGCGGGAACACGCCGACCGGCAGCAGCCACGCGAGGCCTACCCGCCCGGAGCACCTCTTCACAGCACCGCCGGCTCGATACCGATCCACCAGCCCGTAGCCTCGCGAAT from Pyricularia oryzae 70-15 chromosome 4, whole genome shotgun sequence includes these protein-coding regions:
- a CDS encoding fumarate reductase translates to MPSRVIVVGGGLSGLSAAHTIYLAGGNVVVLDKQGFFGGNSTKATSGINGALTRTQVEHGIQDSVKQFYDDTLKSARDKARPDLIKVLTYKSAAAVEWLQDVFNLDLTLVSRLGGHSQPRTHRGHDAKFPGMAITYALMQRLEELAETEPHRVEIVKKARVTNLNKEGNKVTGVTYEHDGQKHTMDGPVVLATGGYAADFSETSLLKKHRPDTYGLATTNGSHATGDGQKMVMAIGGNGIDMDKVQVHPTGLVDPKDPGSKWKFLAAEALRGEGGLLLNADGDRFCDELGHRDYVSGMMWKEKDKGKFPIRLILNSKASNTLDFHTRHYSGRGLMKKMTGQQLAKEIGCTPEHLQKTFTTYNAIAEGKQKDPWGKKFFHNLPLDINDDFHVSLMEPVLHFTMGGVEINDKSEVLGQDKKPIEGLYACGELAGGVHGANRLGGSSLLGCVVYGRVAGDTASNYLFRQALSGGAGAAQRLGQISLHIDPTQPGKVSVEWGSGAGAAAASTQSGAGNVAATQAESAKPNNPKEFKIPEKEFTMEEVAKHNKKDDLWVVVKGVVMDLSDWLEEHPGGPQAIMNFMGRDATEEFEMLHDDEVIPKYAPSQVIGRVKGVKPTLEI
- a CDS encoding glucose transporter rco-3, whose protein sequence is MMLWRKPPNVAGTSANALFALLLVASGGCLFGHDTGVINGVLAMPSFRDQFNPSTSQSSLIVAILSAGTFLGSLMSAPMADFIGRRKALHIAIGVFCLGVVFQVCSADIPMLLGGRFVAGIGVGLISVLVPLYQSEMAPKWIRGTMVCAYQLFITLGLLAASVINIITSDIPGPAAYRIPLGLQLVWACVLMMGLLILPETPRYLIKRGLDTEAALSLSRLRRLDITHPALIEELAEIKANHEYELALGPDTYKDVFFGSPHLGRRTLTACGLQMLQQLSGVNFIMYYGTWFFKGAMVDNPYLISCIMNIVNFISTLPGLVVVESWGRRRLLIVGAIGMSICQLSVASFTAATKHIAGSNGSSTTQNQVLVTFVAIYIFFFAASWGPVVWVVTAEIFPLKVRAKSMSVSTASNWLLNFGIAYSTPYMVDTGYASLGPLIFFVWGAFCIVGIFFVYFMVYETSKISLEQIDEMYERVTVAWKSRDFEPSWSFQQMRDLGYSDSGIPPDESNELQQTTTTQSETASSGMAPSNGDSKSIPTMGNVDFSY
- a CDS encoding nicotinate phosphoribosyltransferase, with product MDFNSDSPFPEGVISFLDTDLYKLTMQCAVLKYYSNTSVTYSFTNRTPEKRLSRKAYQWLQDQIRKLGNISLSDEEYRFLKDNCPYLGTQYLEFLQNFRLNPRDQVIVSFAPVGKHEGADSDVGDIDIQISGKWVDTILYEIPILALTSEAYFRFMDTDWDYQGQEELAYEKGKRILEAGCILSEFGTRRRRDYHTQALVFRGLVKASKEAQKRGLSGKLSGTSNVHLAMRFNMAPVGTVAHEWFMGIAAIIGDYRSASEEALARWVGAFGPGVLAIALTDTFGTPEFLKSFSRPVRWLEEAHSAAAGNESKTYAQVFAGVRQDSGDPTTFVKRMREFYDQQRIKEKKTIVFSDSLDIDRCLVYKQVSEAAGFQPTFGVGTFLTNDFVGKSTGKKSTPLNIVIKLSSADGKPAVKLSDNIGKNTGDANTVEKVKREIGYEEKDWEGGDETSRWGKEAK